The genome window TGTAGAATCAGATAATGCGATTCCAGATAATGGGACCTCGGCTGGAACTATTGACTTCTCCTTCGGTGCCTTCTACAAAGCAGATAAATTCTACATCGGATTGAGCTCGACCCATCTATCAGAAGGTGAGTTCTCAGACCTCTCTATCGCAACAGCCCGTCATTATTATCTGATGGCCGGATACGAATATGCGGTCAGTCCGAACTTCGATCTCTTACCCAATATCCTGATGAAATCAGATGCTGCTTCTACGCAGATCGATATCAATGTGATAGGCATGTATAAGGATATGGTCTGGGTGGGTGTCAGTGGCCGTGCTGATGATGCCATAGCCCCCATGTTGGGATACCGTCATGAACTAAGTGAGGGGCTAGCAGCCATAAGAATCGGATATTCGTACGATGTGACCATGTCCGAACTGAATAACTACAGTTCTGGAAGCCATGAGATCATGTTGAACTACTGTAGAAAACTGAAGAAACCGTTACCACCTCAAATTTATAAGAACGTTAGATTCCTGTAACCGTGTAACAATTTACAGGAAGCCTCGTTAAAGACTAACAATAATCAGAGCGAATCTGCAGAGTGAACTGATGAACGTTGGGATTTTGCGAGATACACTGAAAAATACCAGCACAATGAAGAAACTGTTTTTTGGTTTTTCCATAGTTGCGCTTTTAGCTAGCTGTAATGGGGGCAACAGAGGCGAACTCGTGGGGTCTTTCCCGAGACCAGACTTTTATCAAGTCAATCCGTACGGGATGAATTACATCCACTTCGGTTCATTTATAATGGGCCCGAGCGATCAAGATGTTCCATATGCAAATACGACCAAGTCGAAGACGGTATCCGTTCAGGCATTCTACATGGATGACACGGAGATCACTAACAATGAGTACCGTCAGTTCATAGACTATGTGCGTGATTCTACCGCACACAGGATCTTGGGAGAAGAAGGCATAGGTGAGCACATCTTCGAGGAGAATGCCTATGGAGAGGAACTCGATCCACCACTTATCAATTGGGATGAGCGGATACGTTGGAATGATGAGGATGAGCGTGAAGCTTTGCTGGACATGTATCTCTCCGAGAATGAACGATTCTACAGAAGAAAGGAACTGGACACACGTAAGTTGAAGTTCGAGTACTACTGGGTAGACCTTAAAGCTGCGGCAGTAAAGTCTAACCGTGACATGGATCTGGGTTACCGTAACCGGAAGGGGCAGAACAATGCCATCCGTGGTCACGTAGACCGCTCCCAATTCATCATCAAGGAGATCATCAATGTATATCCTGATACCCTCGTGTGGATTCAGGATTTCACCTATTCTTTCAACGAGCCCATGACCAATGCCTACTTCTGGCACCCGGCTTTTGATGACTATCCTTTGGTAGGTATCACTTGGAATCAGGCCAAGGCATTCAATGTTTGGAGGACCCAGATGCTGAATACATGGCTCAGATCACATGGTGAAGTATTCGTGCAACACTTCAGATTGCCCAGTGAGGCAGAATGGGAGTACGCTGCACGTGGTGGACTGGATCTCAACCCATATCCATGGGGAGGACCTTATGTACGGAACATCCTCGGTTGTCCTCTGGCCAACTATAAACCTCTCAGAGGAGACTATGTAGAGGATAACGGCTTTCACACAGTACCTGTGACATCCTATGAGCCCAATGACTATGGACTCTATTGTAT of Flavobacteriales bacterium contains these proteins:
- a CDS encoding SUMF1/EgtB/PvdO family nonheme iron enzyme; amino-acid sequence: MNYIHFGSFIMGPSDQDVPYANTTKSKTVSVQAFYMDDTEITNNEYRQFIDYVRDSTAHRILGEEGIGEHIFEENAYGEELDPPLINWDERIRWNDEDEREALLDMYLSENERFYRRKELDTRKLKFEYYWVDLKAAAVKSNRDMDLGYRNRKGQNNAIRGHVDRSQFIIKEIINVYPDTLVWIQDFTYSFNEPMTNAYFWHPAFDDYPLVGITWNQAKAFNVWRTQMLNTWLRSHGEVFVQHFRLPSEAEWEYAARGGLDLNPYPWGGPYVRNILGCPLANYKPLRGDYVEDNGFHTVPVTSYEPNDYGLYCMSGNVAEWTNTAYDESVYDFSHDLNPEYTYDALENDPP
- a CDS encoding type IX secretion system membrane protein PorP/SprF, with protein sequence MLAWCGHSSAQQDPQFTQFMFDKLSINPGYAGISNNLCFTGFYRQQWTGFEGAPTTVMFQGHAPIKRINSGVGLTIFNDELGQESSNIIRAHYSYHFKNIGSGKLGLGASIGYLSKELGNDEWLSIDPVESDNAIPDNGTSAGTIDFSFGAFYKADKFYIGLSSTHLSEGEFSDLSIATARHYYLMAGYEYAVSPNFDLLPNILMKSDAASTQIDINVIGMYKDMVWVGVSGRADDAIAPMLGYRHELSEGLAAIRIGYSYDVTMSELNNYSSGSHEIMLNYCRKLKKPLPPQIYKNVRFL